From Centroberyx gerrardi isolate f3 chromosome 10, fCenGer3.hap1.cur.20231027, whole genome shotgun sequence:
TAAATTGGGTGACATGAGATGATGCTTGTTCAATATATTAACACTGAGTTTACCCCCATTGATTGGTAGTCAGAGAGGCACACGCCTGACAGAGCAGGGCATTTGGCATTCCTGACACAATTAGGCCCGACCACTACTGGATAAAACTAGCATTCACAGCAAGTTACAAAAACAACAGCTACTGAGGCTCAGAGACAAGGATGTATTCATGACCCAGAGGAGGAGAGCCAACCTTCACTGAATCCAGCTTTAGAAAAAGAAgaggacactcacacacacacacacacagacacacacacatacacatacacacacacacacacacacacacacacagacatccacagccacactgacagacacaaacacacacacatacattattcAACCCCAGTGTGGACACAACAGGTCCACACAGAATAATTGATATGAAAATAATTGATCTCAGAAAACCCTATTGAATTACAAAATCaaagtacacacagacacatacaaacacacagacatacagtatacacacacacacacacacacacacacacacacacatggttgcACACATATGTGCTTTCATAGTACAAGAGTCTCTTGTACAGGCTGCTAAAGCGGTGACTGCTGAACAAATCTGCTTCAAAAGCTGGTTCATGTAAGTATGGTTTCTATGGAAACCATATTCACTTGTATGGCTGCAAAACTTGAGCACCCAATCTGAATACTGGGAGCAGcagcaaatgttttctttttaaggCTTCAGCTACATTTATGTTTACTATTTCGAAATGGACTTTGATTTCAGACGGTGCCATGAGAAAAATATCTTCACTTGACTTAtgcttgcttttttttaaataaaatgccTTTAAAAAGTTGTAAATGGAGATCTATGAATATTTGGATCTGTGCAGATGGTCACAAGGAAATGAAGGTGATAACTtgaccagaggaggaggaggatagcgTTCTTTGTAATCCTCTCTGTTCTACACTGTCTTCCACTTAACACAGTGTGATGCCATCCCTGCTAGCACAGCATGGGCTCCTCCAAATGgaattgtttttctcaaatcccTAAAATTGCTCCTAACTGTAGCCTGGCAATAGAGACTAATATGTGTACGTGGGAGTCCTCCCAACTCCCAACTTgccacagaaacaaacactCTGCGGGAAGTAGCTTGAGATACTCAACCCATAAACCTAAAGAGAGTGTTATAAACGGTTCGCTTTTGGGCCTGCTTGAGCCGTGTGAAATGAAATACTCTCCCATGGCTCAGTAAATGACATGGAAATCCTGTTCGCACGCGGAGACAACTTGTGCGAAGTGTGTCGCAGCTTATGATCACATGTCAGTgagccagagagacagatgtcCAGATGTGGCCACAGATGACGGCGGTTAATCAGGTCGGTTACATGTGCGCTACCTTGGTCCAGTCTGTGACAGAGGGTCCTCTTGGCCAGCTCCACCTCGGGCCCCGGGTGGTCCAGTACCTGCCTGCACCACTGCAGAGGGCTGAGGATGCTCTCGCCCTGTAGCTTGGCTCTGGGACTCACATACAACCTGGAACACAGCACAGCAAATAAACTGGATTATATTTGTTTGTGGAACAATCTGCGTCCATATGAAAGCACACAGAACAGCTGGAGACCTTGAGGCTTGGACCACGTGATGCGTTTCACAGTGGTAATATTTCTCAGCCCAATAACCCAGTCAGGCAGGGCCACTTTACAGCAAAGGTAAACTCATGGCTGTGTGAAGGGagtgattttttctttttttttttacatccacGCAAAGGCAATATGCCTTTAAAGGTTCACAATGTCTTTAAAGAGTCATTTCCATTTTATTGGCGACCCCAGAAGCTATGAAACCAATGgggtaaaatgaaaatgaaagtgttgATTCGATGCAGTGATATATAGGGTGTGAGTCCGTGTCTCCGTTATTGCGAGACACAGGAGGGTCTGCTATATTACTTTCCTCACCTGGAAACCCTTCGCTCTGGCAGCTGTGAATAAAGCTGTGCGTAGTGTGACCTACACTCCTTATATAGATCCCTGGGCCTCTGCCAGACAAAACCACGTCCAGCTCTTCACGGGACGCATCGAGTAAACGCTGAGACAAGATGAACGAGCACATCACCTCTGGAAATTAGAGCCCCATTATATTGGCTGCTTGTTACCAATCGAGCCCATCTGACCACTGAGTGAAGAGGATGCTGCCTGATTCTGTATTTTATTCACAATGAGAAGATTATGAGATAAATCTTAAAGAAATTCTTAAACCAGAGCTGTGATGCAAACATAGGTGTGTGTGACTATGCAATATTAGAGAGATAAGAGTGCCTAACTTGAACCAAAATGAATCACAGGAGAATGTGTTGCcacttctctgtctgtgtcttgaAGTAGGAGGCTGAGAATACAGAAGAACTAACCTTTCGTGTGGTAACTAGGTCATGGTGTTAAACAGACTCGGAACCGATTAGTTCTGCTAAATGGAGTGAGAAGATATCAGCGGGTGAATGCTGGACACCATAAACGCTGCATTGAGTGTGCTACATTTTCCACATCATCACATACAGATACGTGGAGCTGGAAATGGTTCAGCAGTCAGCATGTCAGTATGAGCTGCCTAACTCAGCAGATACAGAGCCTCAATGTAGTTCAGCCTGGGGCtaaaacacatcacacaaaGCCTGGCTGTTTGATCATGGGCTGCAGGGGGGGGGTCATTGTTGTTTCTAACTCATCacactgctgttttgttttgcctgATAGTGTGAATAAACAGACTGCATTCGGTTTCATGGTGCCTTCTGGGATGGCCCAAACCTGTGTAACatctatttttgtctttttcctcctGTAAGAAATCACCCTGCATGCCAATGGCTGCAAGTCTATACTCCACAACTCTCCCAATAATAGAGGAATCAATAACGTGATCAATAAGAGGGGGATTTGGATACAGGCCAGGTTATATGTGCATGATAGAGCTACGCATTGCACATATTTTGTTTCAAAACTGTAGTTGATATATAGTCTTTGTAGCCTAGCATCTAAATGGGCCGGAGGATACACACGGGAGTGACGGGACAatgatttttaaatgtatacACACTGTGAAAAACATGGATATATGACTGCTAGGAAGTGGCTCATTAAAACAGAACAGCAGTTACCAGCTATCAGGCTCTCCGACCGGCAGCACGGCGTTCAGGTCTAAAATATCAACCTCGTCCAAAACAGTGGGTCCAGTGGCGCCGCTGTCCTCCCCGGCAGCATCAGGAGACACCGAGCTCGGCTGAAAATAGGCGAACGGTTCCTCCGTTGAACCATATAGTCCAAGGGCACACGGATGCGACTGTGACGGACTCAAAACGCCGTAATTCCCGGAGAAATGCTCAGCCGAACACGCCGTACCCCCGTGCAGACACGACAGCGAGGTCTGGAGATGAGGGCCGTTGGAGCAATTGTTTACAGCGTTCGCTCTCGTCCGCAATTGTTCGTTTTGCTTCTCCAATTTTCGGACCAATTCCTGAAGCTTTATCACCTCCAGCTCCGCGTTGGCGATTTTACTGTTGCCATTGACGTCTGCCATCATCTGGGGGTTCAACACCTCTGCTTCCATTTGGTAGAAAGCACATTGAGAGGGGCGAACACCACGGCCTGTCTGCAGAGGGTCCTATTCAATTCAGAGAGGGTGTCCAGATTCCCCCGTTGTAACGTTaggctacaacacacacacacacacatacacacacacactcacacacacaggactgggtctgctgctgctgctgctgctgctgctggatgacAAGACAGCCTCATCCCATTGGTCACCAGCCTGGAGCTCAACTCACATCACACCACCGCTGCTCAGGAGTTATTATGCTCTGTCAGATAGGCTCTTCTATTCGATTCGATTCTATTCtctaaacaaatgaaaaaaacaattatattttaTACTATTCTATGCCattctataaataaataaaaaatctcttGTAGCCTATTCTATgttataaataaaagaaaaaaatcgattctattttattctataaataaaaaaatagtattATCTATTATATGTAATAGATTCGATTGTTTGCACTATTGTACTcaataaattataaaataaaattctataaataatacaataaaaattaTATTCTACTCTTTCATTAATAAATTGAAAATATGATTCTATGAATatagaataaaaaatgttttattctatAAAAGTTTTAATAGCATTTATTGTTATattaattcaattcagtttcattCTGTTCCattcaataaataacaaaataaaacagtctACTAAAAATATTTCTAATAGAAtgtgtctattctattctattctattctgctctgctctagTCTACTGTAGTACAAACGGTAAACTATTACTATTAGTATTAAGATTAAagaaatttcataatagtaatcTGTCATAAACCTTCCCTTCATCAGCATAATGTACAGAGTGAACAATgatagaaataaagaaaaaggtaAACTGAACACAAAGcagcacactttttttttctactcatTTAATAGAGAAAGATACATTGATTCCTTTTATTGCACACAACAAGCCCCCGGCCCTAATTCTTGCAATACCTCATACTAGGCTATGTTACACTATACTATAGACTCCCATACATGCTGTTATGAAGTTGTGAAAAGGGCTAGATACAAAGACAGAGGTGTCATGATGTCAACAAGACGGTTACAGCTGGCTACAGTAGTGTGTGCCTGTCACTGCAGAGTGAGGTCCACACATAACCTTAACTGTTATTTGTCAAAACATCCAACCATGAACATAAAGATAGTTATCAGCATATACAACATATGTGCAGGAGGACCCATTTCACCCAAAACATACAGATAAACATAACTCTTTTATTCAATCAGAAGTACTGTCATTGAAGGTTTGGGATAGGGATACTCAGCGTCgccatttttctgtaaaaagaAAGATGGTACCCGTTAAATTAAAGTTGTTTTCAACACTTTCCaatgaacaaaatgaagaaaacagatTGATTCAGTGGATTTTGTAATTCAGGAAGATGATGATAACTCTCATCAAGTCAAAGTGTTTACCTCTGGTGACGTCAAAGCAGTTCTCACAGTGCACTGTGCGTCTGTAGATCCACATGCTGTCCCCAGCTTTCAGATGACCCAGAGTGCTGTTACACACCTCGCACTGCCAAACCACAAACAGAAGAGTACATGAGGACAGAGGCACGGATTAACCGCTCAGTGACACAGTTCCTCAGAACGTCTCGATGGGACTTTAATGGATGGAAATTTGAGTATTTCACCTTGAAGCAGGAGGCGTGGCAGTTGATCTTCATGTCTTCCAGGACCATCTTGGCATCAGAGTTGAAGGGTTTGCGGCAGTAGGTGCACAGATCTTTCTCAAGCACTGTCCTACAGAGGCCAGTGGTGTTATTAGTGTGAATACGTGTGAATCAGCAATGCAGTGTGTTAAAAGAATGTCTTGTAACTGTGTGTATACGCTGTTCCTACCTCTCAGGAGATGAGTACACAGTCTTGATGGAGGATTTAGAGAAGAGGGGATCAGCCAGAAGGTCATCCGTCCTGCTTTGAGAGTAACACTGTTATCGGTTTGTGGACATGACACAGTTTCGCTTTACTTTGATATAGGctgcagttgtttttctacattaaCATCAACCCCAGCCATATTTCAGCTGCAAGAACTTGATCCAATACCTGTTGTTCTTGTATGATGTTGTGGTGTAGACAGTGGGACTGGTGACACTGGTGTACTCATAGCTATGCAAAGACCAGATAAACCATATTTCACATGTTAGATTTTGACACCATGGAGACAGACCTCAAACGTTCATatttataaaaaacataaataccTAATACTTCTAACTGCTTTCTCAGTGATCATGAAAATTCATTATGTAAGGGTTTGCTCTGCTTCTCCATACCTGGAGTCTGGGCGAGAGTAGCTCCTGGTGTAGCTTGAGGTGTTGCTGGTGTATTCGTCACTGTGTGTGCAAACACATTCATAGATTAGGGTTTTAATCTGGCAGTAGACAGAAACACCTCTGCGAGAGGCGTGTGAATGAGAGACGTGCGGATAAATCATCACCTGGGCTTGGAGCTGATGGTGTAGGAGGAGGTGCGGGTGGAGGGAGTATCATCACTGCTGCTGTAGGAGCTGTAGCTGTGTGAGGAATGTGTTGGACACGTTACAGCAGCTGAACTTTGCTTTGCTACCGATCAGCtaatacagtttcagttagGAAAATTATGTTGATAGAGAGTGGATATAAATTTTCGAGGTACAAAAGTAAGGGATTATAGTTTTGAAGGTTATGCAGATTGTAAGTGGTCTGCATGTTTACCTGGTGATGGTGCGGGTGGAGGTTGGAGACGTCACAGTTGGGCTGTCTCCTCTGAATGGAATAAAAGATACTGTCAGATGTAACTGGGATAAGGGACTAGACAGCACAAAATAGATCATTTTCAATCGTCTATCTTCCAGTCAAGCTCACCCTCTGCCGCTGTCCACTGTAACGACCTCTCTCTTTGTGATGCTTGTAGTGCTGTAAGTGCGGGAATGTGACGTTTCAGTGAGATGATGatcatatttgtttgtttatttgcttgttttgctGAAGTTATTCACTGAGTGACCTCACCTGACTGGAGAAGAGAGATTAGACTTCATGGATTTAGGCAGGAGGGTGTCATACAGGTCATCCTCAGCCCTGTGAAGGAAACGGCATGATCAATATTTAGAATctttattttatgatttttatgCAGGAGAAATGTTAATTTAAAGAACGAATGTATATCTTACGTAGAGGAGGTCcttgtagtagtggtagttttAATACCATCgctgaaaaaaacagacaaggtACTTTTATCTGACTCGGTCACCAACATTGCACATTGCCTTTCCTGCACTGCCCATTGTGGGATAAAACTCACCCGTCACTGCTGCTTTTCACTGTCACAGTCTCAGTCTTGGAGACACTTGTTTTGCTGTAATGAAGAAAATATCATTTATTACAGAATTAGTGATTGATTGAAATCAAGCCTAATTCAAACCACTTCATTGACCACTtaattggtaaataaaaatatcaCCTGTCTGTGGCTGGGAAATCATCTTTGATAGACTTGGGGATGAGTGTGTCATACAGCTGGGCCTCAGCGCTGCAGAGAAATGATTTCGACATAGGTTCAATAATTTGTGATATGTTAATTTAGATGTTAATtcaattataataattaaatagTTTTCATATATTACATTCTCCGTCAAGAGGTTTTGGTAGACTATATCTTACTCTTTATTGCTGGTAACAGTTGTCTCAGTCACTTTGGTTGTTTTGGTAGGTGAATAGGATGTGTATGGTGTCCTGTGTGAATAGAAGGGATAATTGATCAGCCTCTCATATGATCACAGATCAAGTTTGCATGACAAATAAAGTCCACAACAGCCTAGAATTGCAAGAGTACAGTATGTTCATTTGTTAAGTTTGCTATGATTTAAGCTCATCAGCAGCACTACATGGATGCAATGGAACCTCCATTTCTTTTTGCAGTGGAGTACTGAAGTCACAGAATACATCAGAGAATAGGAACAGTACAGCAAAACATTTAGGGATTTACTGTTTCATGTCTGCCAGCCTGTCAACAGGCTGTGACTGCTGCAGTGCCTGTCTACCTGTAATGTTAACACATCTTCTGTTCACAGCAAGGGAAAGATttttatgttcatgtgtgtgtgtgtgtgtgtgtgtgcgtgtgtgatatAAAAACTAGGCCCCACTCCCCTGCTGACTATGGTAGGGTGTAACACCATGGAGGCAGTGAGCAGAGTGTAAGACTATAATCAATATGTCTGGAGACGCTGCCAGTACACTTCAACTCGTCCTCACTGCAAGgctaaacaaaataataataatataacggTAAACCTCTTGTCTCCAGTATAGTGTCATTATGCGAGGCCAGGGTCTTGTACTTAATTGCACTTCTCTCCTGCTGTGCTTCATTTCAGACTTAACAGTATTTTTACCCTTTGCTGGAGCTCTTGACATCAGAGAAGACCCGTTCAGTGAAGGTCTCAGTCTTGGTAGGTGTTTTACTCACAGGGGATCTTAAAGCAGAGAGAGTTAGTCATTACAGATACAGGCTAAATTAAGTGATATGATGATGTACATATtaatgctgcagtgtttgctACCTGCTAACACTTtgggtggtggtgatggtggtggtctCCGTGGTCTTGCCATCCTTGGTGACTGTACTGGTTGTGGTGCTAATGGAG
This genomic window contains:
- the scel gene encoding sciellin isoform X3 — encoded protein: MSYRKTYTTQTAKSSSPSQAIEDSKKKTSLLKDNSWIRKDDEEDEPVDRDPNFAKTILSRYRSNESLPRSEPEEAKSPTVRTSSSVHALTKRFSTSQDELNKSSTLPSSKTTTYTRSSSSSTLKPEVPKTTTTSKTTVTEEPKTSTTTSTVTKDGKTTETTTITTTQSVSRSPVSKTPTKTETFTERVFSDVKSSSKGTPYTSYSPTKTTKVTETTVTSNKDAEAQLYDTLIPKSIKDDFPATDSKTSVSKTETVTVKSSSDGDGIKTTTTTRTSSTAEDDLYDTLLPKSMKSNLSSPVSTTSITKREVVTVDSGRGGDSPTVTSPTSTRTITSYSSYSSSDDTPSTRTSSYTISSKPSDEYTSNTSSYTRSYSRPDSSYEYTSVTSPTVYTTTSYKNNRTDDLLADPLFSKSSIKTVYSSPERTVLEKDLCTYCRKPFNSDAKMVLEDMKINCHASCFKCEVCNSTLGHLKAGDSMWIYRRTVHCENCFDVTREKWRR
- the scel gene encoding sciellin isoform X2, producing MSYRKTYTTQTAKSSSPSQAIEDSKKKTSLLKDNSWIRKDDEEDEPVDRDPNFAKTILSRYRSNESLPRSEPEEAKSPTVRTSSSVHALTKRFSTSQDELNKSSTLPSSKTTTYTRSSSSTLKPEVPKTTTTSKTTVTEEPKTSTTTSTVTKDGKTTETTTITTTQSVSRSPVSKTPTKTETFTERVFSDVKSSSKGTPYTSYSPTKTTKVTETTVTSNKDAEAQLYDTLIPKSIKDDFPATDSKTSVSKTETVTVKSSSDGDGIKTTTTTRTSSTAEDDLYDTLLPKSMKSNLSSPVSTTSITKREVVTVDSGRGGDSPTVTSPTSTRTITSYSSYSSSDDTPSTRTSSYTISSKPSDEYTSNTSSYTRSYSRPDSSYEYTSVTSPTVYTTTSYKNNSRTDDLLADPLFSKSSIKTVYSSPERTVLEKDLCTYCRKPFNSDAKMVLEDMKINCHASCFKCEVCNSTLGHLKAGDSMWIYRRTVHCENCFDVTREKWRR
- the scel gene encoding sciellin isoform X1, which produces MSYRKTYTTQTAKSSSPSQAIEDSKKKTSLLKDNSWIRKDDEEDEPVDRDPNFAKTILSRYRSNESLPRSEPEEAKSPTVRTSSSVHALTKRFSTSQDELNKSSTLPSSKTTTYTRSSSSSTLKPEVPKTTTTSKTTVTEEPKTSTTTSTVTKDGKTTETTTITTTQSVSRSPVSKTPTKTETFTERVFSDVKSSSKGTPYTSYSPTKTTKVTETTVTSNKDAEAQLYDTLIPKSIKDDFPATDSKTSVSKTETVTVKSSSDGDGIKTTTTTRTSSTAEDDLYDTLLPKSMKSNLSSPVSTTSITKREVVTVDSGRGGDSPTVTSPTSTRTITSYSSYSSSDDTPSTRTSSYTISSKPSDEYTSNTSSYTRSYSRPDSSYEYTSVTSPTVYTTTSYKNNSRTDDLLADPLFSKSSIKTVYSSPERTVLEKDLCTYCRKPFNSDAKMVLEDMKINCHASCFKCEVCNSTLGHLKAGDSMWIYRRTVHCENCFDVTREKWRR